The Subtercola sp. PAMC28395 genome segment CACAGGGCCGGGCAGAACCGGTCACTGCGGCGGCCGACGATCCCGTTGGCGCCGCCCAGCAGGGTGCCCTCCCGGCGACGGACTCCCTGACGAGAACGGTCGAGGTCGTCAACAAGGACGGCCTGCACGCGAGACCCGCCGCCGAGTTCGTCAAGCTGGCCAATACCTTCCCGGCGAAGGTCACCATCAACGGGAAGGACTCCAAGAGCCTGCTGGGGATCATGTCGCTGGGCCTCGTGCGGGGCACCACTGCCACCCTCGAGACAGGCGACCCAAGTGGCAAGGGTGCCCTCGACGCGCTGGCTGCTCTCATCGAGAGCGGTTTCGGAGAAGCCTGAATCCTGCGCCGGGTGACAGTCGATCACCCGGCGCGGAGCCAGCGTGCCGCGCTTGGGGCGAGCGCCTGTTCAGGTCGCCCGCCGCGCTCACCGTGCCGCGCTTGGGGCGAGCGCCTGTCTAGGCGCCCGCCGCGCTCAGCGTGCCGCGCTGTAAGCGAGCGCCTGTTCAGGGCGCCCGCCGCGCTCACCGTGCCGCGCTGTAAGCGAGCGCCTGTTCAGGGCGCCCGCCGCGCTCACCGTGCCGCGCTGTAAGCGAGCGCCTGTTCAGGGCGCCCGCCGCGCTCAGCGTGCCGCGCTTTAAGCGAGCGCCTGTTCAAGGCGCCCGCCGCGCTCACCGTGCCGCGCTTTAAGCGAGCGCCTGTCTAGGGCGCCCGCCGCGCTCACTTACTTTCTCGTCGTGGTCCGGTTCTCCGCTGAGACCATCCACGCGTACTGTTCGAGCTTCTCGATGACGGCGTGGAGGATGTCGGCGCTTGTCGGGTCCGCATCGTCGACGGTGTCGTGCACGTCACGCATGGTGCCGACGACCGCTTCGATACGCGCTGTCACGAGGTCGACGGTCTCCGCCGTGTCGATTTCGCCGTTGGGGTACTCAGGCAACGTCGTGGTTGCGGCGACGGTGTCGCTCCGGCCATCCGGAACAGCGTGCAGGGCACGCATGCGCTCGGCAACGGTGTCACTGAATTCCCGGGCCGAGTCGATGATCTCGTCGAGCTGAAGGTGGAGGTCCCTGAAGTTCTTGCCTACGACGTTCCAATGCGCCTGCTTGCCCTGCACGTGCAACTCGACGAGGTCGACGAGTACCTGCTGGAGAGAATCGGTCAATTCCTTGGGAGCTTTGAAGCCGCGTTCTGCGTTCTGACGACGGGTGCTCTTCGCACCGCCGTCAACGGGAACCTGCACATCTCGCTTGATTGTGGCTGTAGACATCGGTTGTTGTCCTTTCGATGGTGAGCTGTGGCTCCTCGAGGCTACGCCGGTCGGCAGGGGCTCCGCCGGAACACCTGGGGTGGTTGACACGGGGCCAGAGTCAGGTTCTGTGAAGGGTCTGTCACAACCCGCGGCGTTCACGTGGCGTGGGTTCGGCGCCCCGACTTCGGTTGCTGTGTGCGCGTGAGTTCTTCGATCGTGATCGCCGCATTGATGAGTGCCAGGTGGCTCAGGCCCTGGGGAAGGTTGCCCAAGAACGACAGATCGTCGGGGTCGATCATCTCGGAGTAGAGGCCGACATCGTTGCCCAGCTCCACGAGCTCGTTCATGAGCGCGATCGCCTCACCGGTGCGCCCGACGCAGGCGAGTGCCGATGCGACCCAGAACGAACACGCGACGAAGGCTGCTTCTTCGCCCTGGACTCCCGAATAGCGGTAGACGAGTGGCCCACGCCCGAGTTCGCCCCGGATCGCGTCGATGGTGGACGACATGCGGGCTCCTCTGTCGAACCCGCTGGGCGCGTGCAGAAGCACGGAGGCGTCGAGTTCATCTGTTCCCGGAAACGAGACGTAGCTCTGGCGGTCTTCAGACCAGCAGTGTTCCCTGATCCATTCCGCGATCAGGCCGCGCTCGGCGCTCCAACGGCTCGGGTCGCCGGGGATCTGGCCGAGTTCGCAGAGTTCGACTGCAGCATCGAGCGCCTGCCAGCACCCCATCTTCGACGACGTGTAGTGCTGCGCTTCGCCGAGCTCCCAGATGCCTGCGTCGGGTTGGCGCCAGGCGTCGCAGGTGCGATCGGCAATGTCGGCGAGCATCCGCCCGGTTTCGGCATCGAGCACGTTCCCGCCTCGGGCATACAGGCGGACGACGTCGAAGAGGTCACCGAACACACCGAGCTGCAGTTGGTTGCGGGCAGGGTTGCCGACGACCACCGGGCCGCCGCCTCGCCAGCCGGTCGCACTGCGCTCCACTTCGCTGACCGGCAGTTCGCCCTGCAGCGTGTAGAAGACGTGCAGCTGTGGCCCGTGCGCGCGAATGGTCTTCAGCAGCCAGGAGACCGCTGCGTGGGTCTCTTCGCGGAGGCCGAAACGGATCAGCGCGTGCAGCATGTAGGCAGTGTCTCGGACCCAGGCGAATCGATAGTCCCAGTTCTTGCCACCAGCGGCGTTCTCGGGCAGTGATGTCGTCGCCGCTGCCGCGATTGCGCCCGTCGGGCTGTAGATGAGCAGCTTGAGGGCCAGCGCGCTGCGGCTCACCGACTCCGCCCACGGGCCGTCGTAGCTGAACTCACGAGACCAGTTCTGCCAATTGGCGATCGTGCGGTCGATGCCTGCGTCGACGGCCTCGGCATCGGGCAGATGGAGTGGTTCGTTCGAGGTTCCGACGACAGTGAGGACATGCCTCGAGCCAGCCGACGTCGTGAATCGGCCGACCACGGCACGGTCGCCGCCCCCGCGTGGCCCGTGGTCGATTCCGCGCACCGCGATCATCACAGAATCGACCCTGATGACCGACCCGTGGGCCGTCTTCTGGACCCAGGGTGACGCGGTTGACAGGCAGGTGCCGGGTGCCACCTTCCATCGGAAGCGCACGGTGCCCGAAATCCCCTCAATGCGCCGGGCGAGCTCGGCCCACGGAAGCCGCCCGGCGATGCCCGTGACGAGCGCGTCGGTCACGCGGGCGACACCCGTCTCCGTTGTGAAGGTCGTCTCCAGTACGTTCGTACCCTCGAGGTAACGCCGCGTGGAAGTGAACGCCCGAGTGGGTGTCAATTCGACTGATCCACCGTCTGCCTCATCGAGAAGCCTCGCGAACACGGGGGCGGCATCGAGGTTGGGGATCGGAAACCAGTCGACGCTACCGTCGAGGGCGATGAGTGCAACTGTGCGGCCGTCGCCGATGGCTCCGTACGATCGGAGGTCAGCGTAACCCTCACGCCGAATCGAGGTCGAGGAGCGAGGGCTGTCGCCTCTGGCACCGGGATGCCCGGCAGCAGTTGCCGCGCCGGCTTGTTTGCGGGTCGAAGTGCTCACGCTTCAGCGTACGTCGAACGTGCGGGCGTGCTCAGCTGTGAGCGGAGGTATCCTGCGAAGCCACCGGGAGTCCGGCCGATCCGGCGACCGGATGTGAGCACTTCGTGGTCCCGGGTCTCGATGACCGTTACCCCGCGTGCCCGGGCACGGTTCACCAGATCGACATCTTCGTGTTCGACAACAGGGACGAAGCCCCCTGCTGCCAGGTAGACGTCCGCTCGTATTCCCAGATTGGCACCGTAGATGCGACCGGCCGGCTGGCTGTCGGAATGGGCCTGGGTCCAGGCGTGGACCTGCTCTTCAGACAGGTCGTCGAAGTTCGGCCGCACCGTGCCGAGTACGACGTCAGCGCCAGCATCGGCCAACTCGATGTGTCGGGCGACCCAGTTCAGTGGGACCTGAGAGTCCGCATCAGTATTGGCGATCCAGAGTGCCGTGGCAGACTCGTCCCCGAAATTGTCGAGTGCCACAGCGACGCCGGCAGCGCGGGCGCGACCAACATTGCCCTCGGCAGACTGCACGCCATCGACAACGACCACGTCGGAGAAGGCCCGCGCAATCGCGCTGGTCCGGTCGTCTGAACCGTCGATGACCACCACGACCAGGAGCCGGGGCGTTCTCTCACCCAGAGTTCGGCGTGCAAAGAGCGCTGACGCGCGCAACGATTCGAGACACGGGCCTATCAGTTGCTCCTCGTTTCGCGCCGGGATGACAATCGCCAACCCCCTCGTCTGTGTCACCGCAGGCCTGTCTCTTCAGCGACGGACCGCCCGTCGAGAGTGAAGACTTCGAGCACGAAGTCCTTCTCTTCGTGCTTCGAAATCCTGTGCCAGCTGCGGTTCGCCGCGATCCTCCCGTGCACCCCGTCTCCGCTCTGGAGATAGTCGCCGACAGGGTATCGCCAGTGGCAGGCGACAAGGGTTCCCTCGGGGGTCAGAGACCCTTCGATATCGTGAAGCACAGCGTCGAGTCGCTCGGGGCTGAAATAGTATCCGACTTCAGAGAGCACAACGAGGTCGAACGAACCTGGCGGGAAATCCTTCCCGACATCCTGCACCTGCAACTCGACGTTCGGTGTTTCGACGAGTCGCTCGCGGGCCCGTGCGATGGCGGCCTCAGAGATGTCGACTGCGAGAAGCCGATCGCACCGGGCTGCGAGCTCCTGGGTGAGCACACCGATCGAGCACCCGATCTCCAGTCCGTAGCCATAACGAGGCCGGGGGAGTGAGGCAACGGTGAGCGCGCGTTTGCGTTCTTCGTACCAGCGGTCAGTGAAACCCCACGGGTCGGCATGCAGGTCGTAGGTCTTCTCGAAGTACGCCGCCGGAAGGGTCGTGAGTGGTGGCTCACGGTGAGCCACAGGCGAGCTGACCACGAAGATTTCGGCTGAGCGAGTGAAGTGTTCGAGAAAATCGGAGCGCAGCACGGCCTCGTCATCGGGCTGCTCAGACAGGGGCTCCACCTGCGAGCGATGCGCAGCAACGGCCGTTGTCTTCGCCTCGAGGGAGAGGGGACTCAGGTGCAGAGATGCGAGATCATTCCAGGGCACGGTGGGGTCGTTCGGGTTCGCCCAGTGCCACATCCAGATCGGATATTCCGCAAGGCTGCACCCTGACGAACTCGCTACCTCGGCAGCAATGCGCCCGACGATCTCGTGGTCGTGGTGGCCGTCTCCGCGCCACGGTGCGACGAGCAACACCGCGTCGCCCGAACCGGTGCCCACGGCGAGAGCCACGGCATCGCGTGTCGCGGGAACGGAAGCGTCAAGGTTTCCGTCTTCGAATGCGAGAGTCCTGACGGGTGCATGCGGGGCGAGAATCGCGACTGCCTCGCGCACCTCCGCCTCACGCCAGCGCGCAAGAGTCTCACGGTCGAACGTCGGTGATTCGGGGTGGGAGGCGCAGCCATCTGTGACGACGATAACGCTGACCTCAATCGATCGCAGCGCGCACTCGGCGATCAGTCCGCCGGCTCCCAGAGTCTCGTCGTCGGGGTGAGCGGAGACGACAACCACTCGATCGAACCGGTCGAGATGAAGATCCCCAAGCGAATCGAGGCGCGGATCTGATCGCCAGACCGCCTGGGAGGTACCGGCATCACGGGCGTCGAAGGTCACCACGGCTCGGCCGAGCCTTCCAGTAGCTGGGAGCCGAGCGCCGCTTCGTCCTTCTCCGCGTGATGCTGGCGGAGGTAGAGCGTGAGATCGGCCACACGTTTCGCGTGTGCTTCGTCCACGGCCAGCGGACCTGGCCCGAGCGCGCGCCCAACACGCCGAATGACCTGGTCACAAGCGCCAGCGACGGTGTCGCGAACCCGGAGGGCGAGAAGGCTGCCGTCGTGGCCGGTCGCATAGCCCCCGTCGACGAGTGAGGCCGCCTCGGCGAGGGCGCGACGGGCATCGCTCAGCCGGGCATCCACCGCACCGAGATGCGCGAGGCTGAATGGCCCGGCTGATGCTTGCGTGGCGGTGAAGAGCGTTCGTGCGAGACCCACTGCGCCCCCGTACCAGCAGGCGGCCACTCCGATGCCGCCCCAGGCGAATCCAGGCCTGTCCAGGTACCAGCCTCGCTCGCCCACTCCGGTGGCTGCCACTGCAGAGAACCTGACGGGTCCACTCGGTATCTCGACGAGCCCCCGCGCGTGCCAGTGGTCTGAGGGGACTGTGATTCCTTCATCCCGGAGGGCTACGGAGTACAACTGTCTTTCTTCACTGTCGCCGACGTGCGCCGAGACGAGTGCATTGTCCAATCGATCGGCGAGGGAGCACCAGGCCTTGGTGCCGGTGAGGTGTCCGTTGCGTTCCGTCAGGGGATCGCCGCCGCCCTCGGCCGCGAAGACTCCCCACGTGCCCGTACCCACGCGGTCGTCTGCGCCCGCCTGGTGGAGGATGGCCAGGGCATCCAGATGGGGTTCGATCGCACGCGCAACTCCGAGATCCCGCGCGGAGATTGTGGCGAGTGTCTCCCAGAGTTCCGCCGTGCGGCCCTCACCCGGAAACACGCCGTGCGATCCGAGCAACTGCGCGAGTGCGAGAGCTTCGTCGACGGTCGACGCGGGTTCGACGAGAGCAACGCGCACGAGCGACGCCGCCGAATGTTGTCGGGAAGGTGCCGACAGGGTCACTGCACTGGGCGAACTGGGCACGCTTCGAACTCCGATCCTGCGAAAGCGGCGAAACCGTGGGAACTGTGTGCCAACGGTCGCGTCTGCCTGATTGGGCTGATTCGTCCGCATGGGTCACCACTGTAGAACGAGGAGCGATTCGGATCGAAACGGGCCTGCACCCCTTGCGCCGACCCGAGATTTGGTTCAGTGTCAAGCCTCCGGCGGCAGTTGTGGAAGCAGACCGAGTGTCGACCAAGATGTTGTCATGTCTTCAGATTCTCCTCGTTCCCTCCCGTACCCCCTCGGTGTCACACTGCACAGTGACGGCATCTCCTTCGCTGTCTACTCCGAAACGGCGGACTCCGTCGACTTCTGCAGCTTCGACGCAGACGGGCTTGAGACGCCGACACGGCTCACCGAGCGCACGGGGCACGTCTTTCACGGATTCGTTCCCGGTGTCGGCGTCGGCACGCGGTACGGAATCCGGGTCGACGGGCCGTGGGACCCAGCGAATGGGTTGCGGCACAACCCCCACAAGCTCCTCCTCGACCCGCACGCCACCGCGATCGAGGGTGAATACACGTGGGGACAAGACGTCTTCGGGCACGACATGGGCGAACCGGAGAACCGCGACGACAGCGACTCTGCGCCGTCGACTCCGCGCTGCATCATCACCGACCCTGCATTCGACTGGAACGCCGACGGTGAGGATCGCGCACCTCGAACCCCGCTCGCAGAGACGATCATCTACGAGACGCATGTGAAGGGGTTCACGAAACTCCACCCCGACGTTCCCCAGGAGATTCGCGGAACGTACGCCGGACTGGCTCATCCCGCAGCGATCAAGCACCTCACCGACCTCGGTGTCACCGCCGTCGAACTCATGCCTGTGCACCAGTTCGTGCAGGACAGCCACCTGCTCGAGAAGGGACTTCGCAACTACTGGGGTTACAACTCCATCGGCTTCTTCGCTCCTCACGGCGACTACTCGTCAGGTGGAGACGGTGGCGCCCAGGTGCCGGAGTTCAAGGCCATGGTGAAGGCTCTGCACCAGGCTGGCCTCGAGGTCATCCTCGATGTGGTCTACAACCACACCGCAGAAGGCAATCACCTGGGCCCGACGCTGTCGTTCAAGGGCATCGACAACGCGGCGTACTATCGCCTCGTCGAAGACGACCGGTCATCATATTTCGACACGACAGGCACCGGAAACTCCCTCAATGTCGGCCATCCCACCGCCCTCGGACTCATCATGGACTCGTTGCGCTACTGGGTCACCGAGATGCACGTCGATGGCTTTCGCTTCGACCTGGCAACGACTCTCACCCGGCAGGGCGGTGACGCGGAACTGCATTCCGCGTTCCTGACGCTGATCGCCCAGGACCCCGTGCTCGCGCCGGTCAAGATGATCGCTGAGCCCTGGGACACCGCGGGCTACCAGGTGGGCGGCTTTCCGGCCGACTGGTCGGAGTGGAACGGCAAGTTCCGCGACGACGTGCGGGATTTCTGGAACGGCAGCGACGGTGTTCTCGGAACCCTCTCGCAGCGGGTTCTCGGCAGCCCCGATGTCTACGAAGCCGACCGGCGCTCACCGCTGTCGAGCGTGAACTTCGTGACCGCCCATGATGGTTTCACTCTGGCCGACCTCACCTCGTACAACCAGAAGCACAACGCCGCCAACGGTGAAGACAACAACGACGGCGAGAGCGACAACCGCTCGTCGAACGGTGGCGCAGAGGGACCGACCGACGACCAGGCGGTCAACACGCGCCGCGACATCCTGCGCCGCAACTTTCTCGCAACGCTCCTGCTCTCGGCCGGAGTTCCGATGATTCTCGGGGGAGACGAGATCGCCCGCACCCAGGGCGGTAACAACAACGCCTATTGCCAGGACGACGAGATCTCGTGGTTCGACTGGACGAACGCCGATCGGGAACTGCTCGAGTTCACCAGGGCGCTGATCGCATTACGCGCCGAGAACCCCGCGCTACGGCCGGCCTGGTTCCGGCAGGCACCCGAGGTGGGTGGCAGTGACACTGTTGCCGTCGACCGTTCAGACGCTGAAGGCTTCACCGACGACGACTGGCAGAATCCGGATGCCCGTTCGATCAGTTTCGTGCTCGAACACTCCGGCGCCGATGCTTTCGCACTGTTGCTCAACTCCGCAGAGAACGGAGTCGAATTCACCGTTCCGGCCGCGCCGCAGGAGAAATGGGAACTCGCGATCTCGAGTGACCCCGATCAGTCGGTCGAGGGTGAGGTGACGACTCTCATCGTTCGTGGGTGCTCGTTCACCCTGCTGCGCAGTCGTGCTGGTTGAGTAGCGGCGCAGCCGCTACGTCGTGTTACCGAACCCGCGTGACGTCACTGCAGCGATGAGGTCAGCCGTGCGAGGTTGTCGAGGATCGTCGAGCGGAGGGGCTGCTTCATCCACTCCTCGAGAGTGAGTTCACGGCTCACCGTGCGATAACCGTCTTCGACTGCGCGCATCTCCTGAACGAACGTCGCACCGCGAACCATCAGTGAGATCTCGAAGTCCAGGCTGAACGACCTGATATCCATGTTGCTCGAACCGATGACAGCGATGTCGTCGTCGATCGTGAAGTGCTTGGCGTGCAAGATGTAGGGTGCCTGGTAAAGCCAGATCGTGACCCCCGAGCGCAGCAGCTCCTCATAGTACGAACGCTGCGCGTGGTAGACACCGGCCTGGTCGCCGATCTCCGAAACGAACAGCTGGACCTCGATGCCGCGCTGGCACGCCGTCGTGATCGCATAGAGCATGGAGTCGTCCGGCACGAAGTAGGGGCTCGTGATGATGACCTTCTGTTGTGCGTAGTACATCAGCGCCAGGAACAGGCGCAGGTTGTTCTCGCCTTCGAAACCGGGCCCGCTCGGCACCAGTTGGCAGTCGAGCGCTGAGGGGGAGGTGTCGATGATCTCGTCGGCGATCTGTACGGTCTCGCGATCGAGCAGCTCGTTCGTCTCGCTGTACCAGTCGGTGATGAAGATGGCGTTGATACCGCTCACTATCGGGCCGTGAACGCGGGTCATCAGATCCTGCCACTTCAGGCCGCGCCGGATGTTGCTCTTCTTGTTGTAGCTGCGGTCGATCAGGTTCTGCGAGCCCATGAAGCCCAGCGTGCCGTCGATGACGAGCAGCTTGCGGTGGTTGCGAAGGTCGGGGCGCTGCCATTTGCCCTTCAGGGGTTGCACGGGCAGCATGAAGTGCCAGAGAACGCCGATCTCGGTGAGCTTCGTGAAGGTCTCCCGGTGGGTGGACGTTCGGACCGAAGCGACATGGTCCAGAAGCACCCGCACCGTCACTCCGCGTTTCACGGCTGCTTCGAGGGCTGAGAAGAAATCGGCCGTCACCGGATCGAGCGCAATGATGTAGAACTCGCAGTGCACGAAGGTCTTTGCCTGGTTCACTGCGGCCGTCATGGCTGCGATCGACCCGGCATAGTCACCTATCAGCGTGGCGGTATTTCCACCCACCAATGGCATCGCACCGAGCTCGCGATTCAGGTGTACGACAGACCGCAGCCACTGGGGCCAGGGCTTGTCATCGCTGACCAGTTCGATTCCCTTGGTCGTCTCGATGATGAAACTGTTGATCGCGGCCTGTTTCTCGCGCCTCTTCTTCGGCAGCTTGTAACTGCCGATGAGGAGAAAGAAGGCGACTCCGAGATAGGGGATCAGAAAGATCGCGAGCAACCAGGCCATCGCCGCCGAAGGCCGACGGTTGCGTGGCACGATGATGATCGCGGCGAACCGAACGGCAAGATCGAGAAGAAGCGACAGCACCAGCACAAGAATGGTTATCTGTTCCCCGGTCACTCCTTCATTATGTCGGTGAGTGCAGTGCCTCGGTGAGTGGCAATTTCACTACGATTTCGCTGTGGATGATCGCCGACAGTTGATCGGCGCGGTTCGGCAGGCCACAGTTGAGTCATGTCGTCAAACCAGACCAGTGAGATCGACGCGTTCCTGCGGGGGCTCGATCACCCTTTCAAAGCCCAGGTCGCCCAGCTCCGACTTGCAGTGCTGCAGTCGGACGATTCGATCTCCGAACACATGAAGTGGAACGCCCCGAGCTTCATCTTCGCCGGCGAAGACCGGGTCACGTTCAACCTCCGCACGCGCGATCGTGTGCAGATCATCCTGCACCGCGGTTCGAAGGTGAAGGCTGAAGACGGCTTCTCGTTCGTCGATGAGAGCGGTCTGGTCAGCTGGGTGACCGGCGAACGAGGCACTGTGAGCTTTCACGACCAGGCCGAGGTGGATGACCGGCTCGAGTCGTTCCTCCGGCTGATCACCCGCTGGGTGAGGGCCGACTCGGGCGAAGCGGTGGCAGCTGTGCCGCCGAAGAGCCCCAGCCCTGCGGCCGGCCACGCGCCTGCGGACGAGGGGCCCGCGCGCAGCAGGGACGTGATCAGGACGGAGGCCGGCTCCTCGATGCCGGTGAGTTACGATCAACCTCTCTCTGAAGGCTTGGCGGCGTTGCTCGATTCCGTCGAAGAGTCGTTCGCGATCACTACGGCAGAGCTTCGGTATCGGGCCGACGGAATCGAGTTCGGTGGATTCGTCGCGAAGCCCGCTGACGCGGAGGGGCCACTTCCCGGAATTCTGATCATCTCCGACTGGACAGGCCTCAACGACCACGTCAGGGTGCGCGCACAGATGCTCGCACGATTGGGCTACGTGGCGCTCGCGGGTGACGTCTACGGCGGTGGCGCCCACCTCAGCTCGCAGAAGGCTCCGGTCGAAGCGGCGAAGTTCTACGACGACCCCGAGCTGTTTCGTGCACGGATGAAGGTGAACCTCAAGCGCCTCTGGGCCGAACCCGGCGTGGACACGTCGCGCGTGGCCGTCATGGGCTATTGCTTCGGCGGCTCGGCGGCGCTCGAGCTGGCGCGCTCGGGTAGTGCTGTTTCGGGGGTCGTCTCGTTCCATGGTCGACTCGACACTCGTCACCCTGCTGATGAAGATGACATCCGTACCCGCCTGCTCGTGCTGACGGGCGGGAACGACCCCGTCGTACCCGATGACTCTGTTGTGCGGTTCGAGAACGAACTGCGCTCGGCCAAAGCTCCCGACTGGCAACTCGTGACCTACAGCGGGGCGATGCACGCGTTCACCATGCCCGATGCCAACTCGCCGGAGTTCGGCGCGCAGTTCGACGCTCTGGCGGACTACCGGTCGTGGATTGCCATGCAGGTGTTCTTCGACGAGATTTTCGCGTGACCTGATTTCCTCTCACCGGGAAGGCACTATCTTTGCATCAGTATCGCCACGCAGGGCGATCTCTGGGCAGTGATGCCGGATTGCGATCGCAGAGGTGCAGCACATGAAGAAGTGGAACATCGTCATCATTCTCGGGCTCGCCCAGTTCGTGATGGTGCTCGACAGCACCGTGATGAACGTCTCGATCTCGAAGGTCGTCACCGACCTCGACACCACGGTCGCCGCGATGCAGAGCGCCATCACGTTCTATACCCTCACTATGGCAGCAGTCATGCTCCTGGGAGCCAAGTTCGGTGACATCTGGGGGCGCCGACGGGCATTCGTCGTGGGGTGCATCGTCTACGGTTGTGGATCGCTGCTCACCGGACTTGCACCGAACATCGTGGTGCTCTTTCTCGGCTGGTCGGTGATCGAAGGCCTGGGCGCTGTGCTGGTGATCCCCGCCATCGCGGCACTCATCGCCGACAACTACCACGACCGCGACCGTGTCACGGCCTACGCGATCATCGGTGCAGTCTCGGGTGGAGCCGTGGCTGCCGGGCCCCTCATCGGTGGTTTCGTCACCACGTACTTCAGCTGGCGGTACGTCTTCTTCGGCGAGGTGCTCATCATGATCGTGGTCCTCATGCTCTCGAGGCTGGTCACCGACAACAGCGCTCCCCAGAAGATCCGCGTTGATGTGCTGAGCGTTCTTCTCTCTGCGGCGGGGCTTGTGGCCATCGTCTTCGGCATGCTGCAGAGCAAGGTCTGGGGATGGGTTCTGCCGCTTCATCCGCCGCAGGTCAATGGCGTACCGATCGAGCCGCTGGGCCTGTCGCTCGTGCCCTATTTCATCGTGGCCGGCGGCGTACTGCTCTGGGCGTTCTTCGTGAGGCAACGACACCTGATCGCCGTCGGTCGGCCGCCTCTGCTGCAGGTCTCGATGTTCCGCATCGCCCAGCTACGTGCAGGACTCTCGGTGCTCGCTGCCCAGTATGCGATCACTGCGGCGATCTTCTTCATGATCCCTGTCTACCTG includes the following:
- a CDS encoding Dps family protein, whose protein sequence is MSTATIKRDVQVPVDGGAKSTRRQNAERGFKAPKELTDSLQQVLVDLVELHVQGKQAHWNVVGKNFRDLHLQLDEIIDSAREFSDTVAERMRALHAVPDGRSDTVAATTTLPEYPNGEIDTAETVDLVTARIEAVVGTMRDVHDTVDDADPTSADILHAVIEKLEQYAWMVSAENRTTTRK
- the glgX gene encoding glycogen debranching protein GlgX; the protein is MSSDSPRSLPYPLGVTLHSDGISFAVYSETADSVDFCSFDADGLETPTRLTERTGHVFHGFVPGVGVGTRYGIRVDGPWDPANGLRHNPHKLLLDPHATAIEGEYTWGQDVFGHDMGEPENRDDSDSAPSTPRCIITDPAFDWNADGEDRAPRTPLAETIIYETHVKGFTKLHPDVPQEIRGTYAGLAHPAAIKHLTDLGVTAVELMPVHQFVQDSHLLEKGLRNYWGYNSIGFFAPHGDYSSGGDGGAQVPEFKAMVKALHQAGLEVILDVVYNHTAEGNHLGPTLSFKGIDNAAYYRLVEDDRSSYFDTTGTGNSLNVGHPTALGLIMDSLRYWVTEMHVDGFRFDLATTLTRQGGDAELHSAFLTLIAQDPVLAPVKMIAEPWDTAGYQVGGFPADWSEWNGKFRDDVRDFWNGSDGVLGTLSQRVLGSPDVYEADRRSPLSSVNFVTAHDGFTLADLTSYNQKHNAANGEDNNDGESDNRSSNGGAEGPTDDQAVNTRRDILRRNFLATLLLSAGVPMILGGDEIARTQGGNNNAYCQDDEISWFDWTNADRELLEFTRALIALRAENPALRPAWFRQAPEVGGSDTVAVDRSDAEGFTDDDWQNPDARSISFVLEHSGADAFALLLNSAENGVEFTVPAAPQEKWELAISSDPDQSVEGEVTTLIVRGCSFTLLRSRAG
- a CDS encoding acyl-CoA dehydrogenase — protein: MPSSPSAVTLSAPSRQHSAASLVRVALVEPASTVDEALALAQLLGSHGVFPGEGRTAELWETLATISARDLGVARAIEPHLDALAILHQAGADDRVGTGTWGVFAAEGGGDPLTERNGHLTGTKAWCSLADRLDNALVSAHVGDSEERQLYSVALRDEGITVPSDHWHARGLVEIPSGPVRFSAVAATGVGERGWYLDRPGFAWGGIGVAACWYGGAVGLARTLFTATQASAGPFSLAHLGAVDARLSDARRALAEAASLVDGGYATGHDGSLLALRVRDTVAGACDQVIRRVGRALGPGPLAVDEAHAKRVADLTLYLRQHHAEKDEAALGSQLLEGSAEPW
- the cls gene encoding cardiolipin synthase; this translates as MTGEQITILVLVLSLLLDLAVRFAAIIIVPRNRRPSAAMAWLLAIFLIPYLGVAFFLLIGSYKLPKKRREKQAAINSFIIETTKGIELVSDDKPWPQWLRSVVHLNRELGAMPLVGGNTATLIGDYAGSIAAMTAAVNQAKTFVHCEFYIIALDPVTADFFSALEAAVKRGVTVRVLLDHVASVRTSTHRETFTKLTEIGVLWHFMLPVQPLKGKWQRPDLRNHRKLLVIDGTLGFMGSQNLIDRSYNKKSNIRRGLKWQDLMTRVHGPIVSGINAIFITDWYSETNELLDRETVQIADEIIDTSPSALDCQLVPSGPGFEGENNLRLFLALMYYAQQKVIITSPYFVPDDSMLYAITTACQRGIEVQLFVSEIGDQAGVYHAQRSYYEELLRSGVTIWLYQAPYILHAKHFTIDDDIAVIGSSNMDIRSFSLDFEISLMVRGATFVQEMRAVEDGYRTVSRELTLEEWMKQPLRSTILDNLARLTSSLQ
- a CDS encoding PIG-L family deacetylase produces the protein MVTFDARDAGTSQAVWRSDPRLDSLGDLHLDRFDRVVVVSAHPDDETLGAGGLIAECALRSIEVSVIVVTDGCASHPESPTFDRETLARWREAEVREAVAILAPHAPVRTLAFEDGNLDASVPATRDAVALAVGTGSGDAVLLVAPWRGDGHHDHEIVGRIAAEVASSSGCSLAEYPIWMWHWANPNDPTVPWNDLASLHLSPLSLEAKTTAVAAHRSQVEPLSEQPDDEAVLRSDFLEHFTRSAEIFVVSSPVAHREPPLTTLPAAYFEKTYDLHADPWGFTDRWYEERKRALTVASLPRPRYGYGLEIGCSIGVLTQELAARCDRLLAVDISEAAIARARERLVETPNVELQVQDVGKDFPPGSFDLVVLSEVGYYFSPERLDAVLHDIEGSLTPEGTLVACHWRYPVGDYLQSGDGVHGRIAANRSWHRISKHEEKDFVLEVFTLDGRSVAEETGLR
- a CDS encoding glycosyltransferase, which codes for MTQTRGLAIVIPARNEEQLIGPCLESLRASALFARRTLGERTPRLLVVVVIDGSDDRTSAIARAFSDVVVVDGVQSAEGNVGRARAAGVAVALDNFGDESATALWIANTDADSQVPLNWVARHIELADAGADVVLGTVRPNFDDLSEEQVHAWTQAHSDSQPAGRIYGANLGIRADVYLAAGGFVPVVEHEDVDLVNRARARGVTVIETRDHEVLTSGRRIGRTPGGFAGYLRSQLSTPARSTYAEA
- a CDS encoding glycoside hydrolase family 15 protein, which produces MRREGYADLRSYGAIGDGRTVALIALDGSVDWFPIPNLDAAPVFARLLDEADGGSVELTPTRAFTSTRRYLEGTNVLETTFTTETGVARVTDALVTGIAGRLPWAELARRIEGISGTVRFRWKVAPGTCLSTASPWVQKTAHGSVIRVDSVMIAVRGIDHGPRGGGDRAVVGRFTTSAGSRHVLTVVGTSNEPLHLPDAEAVDAGIDRTIANWQNWSREFSYDGPWAESVSRSALALKLLIYSPTGAIAAAATTSLPENAAGGKNWDYRFAWVRDTAYMLHALIRFGLREETHAAVSWLLKTIRAHGPQLHVFYTLQGELPVSEVERSATGWRGGGPVVVGNPARNQLQLGVFGDLFDVVRLYARGGNVLDAETGRMLADIADRTCDAWRQPDAGIWELGEAQHYTSSKMGCWQALDAAVELCELGQIPGDPSRWSAERGLIAEWIREHCWSEDRQSYVSFPGTDELDASVLLHAPSGFDRGARMSSTIDAIRGELGRGPLVYRYSGVQGEEAAFVACSFWVASALACVGRTGEAIALMNELVELGNDVGLYSEMIDPDDLSFLGNLPQGLSHLALINAAITIEELTRTQQPKSGRRTHAT